DNA sequence from the Falco biarmicus isolate bFalBia1 chromosome 5, bFalBia1.pri, whole genome shotgun sequence genome:
TATAGCTCTCTGTGTGTATGCGCATGCGCATGGCAAACTGAgccatgtttttttttttatatgcagtGTTTTGCCACTGCAGAGAAGCCAGAAActgaactgcagagaaaaaggcaacacccaccaggttttgtttttttttttaaagcaaatcccctttcctctcctgcctATGCAAAGCAATCCAATGTTTTCCCCTCCCtgtgttattatttttcttaaatttgtaGAATGAATGCCAGAATCCCCGCAGCTGGGAGGAAACCTTCCTCTGTTCAAACAGTAACTTGGCTTTGACAGCTCACAGTCAGGTTGCTGCAGGAGGTTCGAgcaaaggagggagggagggatcaGCTGGTTAGGAAGAAGTGTCTGTTCTTAACTCTCTGATGTACAGTGCACCTTGGGATATctgaatttcatatttttgtttctccatTTTGCAAAAGAATTGTACTTTTATTTCTAGACCCATTCTCCATGAATGCTATCCGTACCTGTCTTCCATCTAATGGAGagatgaaagggaaaagcattCCCACACCACCTCCCCTGTGTACATATATGCATGTACCATGTGCCCTTGTGTGTAGCCTAGACTTCATCCTGAAATGTAAAAATCCTAATTGGCTTTTCCCCTGTTTCAAGGCACTGATATCAGTGCCCCCTTGCCCACCTGCATGTGGCTTGTCTCTTGCTCTCCTCCCCAAGGGCTGGGAGGTGCTTTGTCTCCAGGCCCTGGACCTCACATTCCAGGAAAATTAACAATTTGAGCATTTGGGGTTTCAGACTTGCTTTCTTGCCTTTGAGTTTCTATGGTAGGGACATGCCACCCACCTTTTCTGGGCACACATGACCCCTTAGAAGCAAACTTGACATGAGGACTACGCTGTGATTCTTTCACCTTCCACAATGGGagtttttgctgcttctgcttggtATGAAGTGCAGCAGTGCCCTTTGGGAACCAGTTTTGGTGTTGCCTGCTGGGTAGGTTCAGTCCTTTCCTGAACATCTGACTCCTGTCACAGCTGTCTCAAAATCGAGGCAGGAGATGGGGCAGTGAGTGACACTGTTCACAGGCTACTTTCAGAGCATCAAGCTTATTTTGAGTAGTTTTGGTAGCCCTGACCACAATGCAGATGTGTTCCTCCTGCACCGGTACAGAAACACTGGTGACCTCTGCTAGATAAAAATAACCCGCAGGGGCAGTTGAGCAAGAGGAGGAACAGTTGGAAAATCGCTGTCAACTTGCCTCAGGGCCCAGGTCTAAACATGTTTAGTTTAATAGCATCAGTGGAGAAAAATTAAACTCTTCTTAAATGAATACTTTCAGCTCCAGTTATTAGAGGTAATTAATAATGCAGGTGAGAAAGCATACTTACTCTTTCAGCAACCTAAATTAAGAGAGAcctatttttcagaaagctgtattGGATTGCATCTCATTGTTCCATGGGGTTTGTTGGATTTGAGGGAGTGCTGTAAATGAGACCTGTTTAGGCACTGacttaaaatcagttttaagtGTCTGCAGAGTCTTTGCAAATAGTGTGAAGGGGGCCCTGGGGAGGAAAGTCTTCCCTGTTCTCCTTTAAAGAGCTGCCTGACACTTGGCCCTGCCTGTTTTGGGAAGGGGAGGTGGTGTCTGCTGGAAGTTGGGGGTGCAGAAAGGCTGAGATTCCTCAGAGCTCTTGCAGTGTTGTGGCAGGCCCCACCAACTCTTGTGAAGGCAGTATCCAGGGCCACAGCACATTGGTAGCAGGCCTGCAAAAAAAGTATTGTTTACTTTATATTCcttatgtttttcttcagatacaGCACATGGGAGCCAGAGGATCATATCTTGGACCCTCGCCTGGTAGTGGCTTACGAAGAAAAGTAAGGCATATGTTCTTTCTCTCCCTGgacacaggaaaaggaaatagtgTCTTTATTTCACAGCATGTACAAAGTGCCCCTGTTGTCCCTGCTTCAGTCAAAGATGACATGTATAGCAATGAATCCTGCTTGATCTCTGTATCCTGGTGTTGGCTGAGGCAGACAAGATGGGGTTAAAGCAGCTTTGATTGGCACTGTTCAGTAAATGAGGCCAAGAACAAGCAGCACTGAGCCAAAGAGCAATCAGTCTTAGGTTTTGATCAGGTCCAGGGCTCGACTGATGTGAGGTGGTAAGTTTCCCTAACCCATCCTTGATCAGCAGTCAAAGAAATTCCCTTATTGTAAGGCTTTCACTCCTACAAGAAGCAATTCCAGGACATTCTTCAAGCCCACACTGGTCATCATTGGATTTTAATGTGGGAAAtgagggagctgtgctgcaaaaGGTAGATGTCCTGACTAGGTTTTGTGCTGTGGTATTTAGTACTCTGATTTGTGTTCCTCTTTCACAGGGAAGAGCGAGACCGTGCATCAGGGTACAGGAAAAGAGGCCCCAAACCAAAGCGCCTCCTACTGCAGGTAGCCTCTTGCTCTTCTGTGTATTTCTAACTCAttagctgctctgctgctcctctgctcacAGGGAGGTGGAAACTATCAGTTTGCTGTTTTATGGACAAAACTGGAGGTAACAAGCTTACACAACAACATGAAATCAGTGGGTAGGCAGATACTTTTAACCTGTTAGCTGAAGAGCCAGCTaacttgtctttaaaaaaagctaaacaaaacaaaacaatcaacAACAGTTCTTGCTGTCTGAACTAGGATTTTCTAAACTTTGGGCTTGGGTGGTTGCAGGTTACCTGGTTTGTGTGCTCTTTCAATTTCACGTTGGGCTTGGACTTTACATCATATTAAAGGTAGACACTGGTTGGAAGCAGAGTTCCAGCATGCCTTGACTGTTGCCAAGCAAAGCAGCCAATCCTAGGAAGCACATATTAGGAAGAGCTTAGATGGCAGTTGAAGAGGCGAGAGAAACAGTGTTGTAGAAGCAGCACAACTTATCCTAGCTCATCTAGGTGTTCGGGGACTGAACAGAGAGTAGTTTCCTGGCTCCCAGGTGGGAGCCCTGACTGTATTATCTGATTTCCTCTCTGACCCTTGCTGCATTGATGTCTTGGCAGCGACTCTATGGCATGGACTTGAGGAGTGCCCAcaagggaaaggagaagctctgtttctctcttgCACGGAGGTTTGGAGGAGGAGACAGTAGCATGCCAGGGGCCaagccagggcaggcagagtTCTCAGAGAAGACTGGGGGAACGGTCCTGCCATTCTCTCTCCGGAAGCAACGCAAAAACCAGAAGTACCTGCGACTGTCAAGGAAGAAGTTCCCCCGCATGGCAAGCCTGGAAAGCCGAAACTGCAGGCATGAGTTCTTCCTGAATGATGCAGTGGGCCTAGAGGCCAGGCAGGGCCCTGAGGACTGGGAGGCCATGCAGCACACCAGCAAGGAAGGTAAGGCCAGACACCTCGGCTGTGAAGTTCTGGGGTAGCAAAGGATGCTCTGCATGCTTCCTCCTTGCTTGCCTCATCCTGGGATTGTGGTTTGGGTCAGGTCCTCAGAGCAGCTCTCGCTGGCTGACATTGTGGCCCTCTTGTTTGGATGAATAGCACGGATTAATCTGCTTTTTTGGTGCTGTTGCCTCCCTGTAGGCTTTGTATCAGTAATGCCCCTCCCAGCAGAAGATACTGCATGTGGAAGGTGCTGCAAGTTACTCCCCTCTTACAGTTTCCTCCTAGCAGAGGCGACGTGCAGGTGTGATAGGGATGAACTCTGCCTCTGTCCACATATCCACATGTGttcagcctgctgctctgctaAAAGGAGCTCGGCTGGCAGTGGGCAAGCTTGGGCATGAGAGCTGCTCTCCTAGTGCTGCTCTGATAAGCATACAGGAATGCCGTTAGGAACCCATAGTGCATTCCTCTGCCCCCTCCTTCCCTATTCTCTCCACACCCCACATCCTGTAAAGTCTCTTGCTCTAGAGCTATGTGAGAGGGGGATGAGAGATGAAGTGAGGATGGTAACTCCTGCCTGATCCACTGAATAGGCAGCGTGGGTGTAGGCATGGGAGTTGTCCAGGCATATTTGGCATTTTGGGGAGGGATACCAGCACCTTGTGCAGATGGGCTGTGGGAAGGGTGTGTTTTCTGAGTTACGAAGAAAACTCTATCCCTGCATTATTAGAGCTTCTGAAGGCACAGCTTTGCTAAGGAGTGGAAAGCCAGGACTTGTGCTGCTTGTAGTAGCTAAGGGAATCCTGTTACTCCTTGCTAGGGGTAGCTGTTAGCCAGGCTGGATTAGGCAGCATTTTGAGGAGAGAACTGTGTTCTGGCAATCAACGTTATCCCCTCCTTTCTGAGAGGGACTCAAAGAGTGCCCAAAATACAGGGAGGCTTCAACGGTGGTAGCACAGACGAACCCAGCTCTGCGTCCTGCCAATGGGCAAATATGTGAGGCTCTTCCCCCCTGGAAGTGGTGGGTTCTAAAGCACTTGGGGATCAGAAGAATGAATGGTTctacagaaatgtaaaactgtTTTTGTTATCCCTTTGACACGTGGCTTGCATGGAATTCCAATTATTGTTAGGTGGGTTAGACTCTTTCTGAGGTGAAAGTAGGCACCCCAGGTATTTGAGACAGAGGCCAGGAAATACACTTTTAAGGGGCCCTCATTCCTTGCCTGGTTTGGGACAACAAGGTGTATAGTATAGGTCTAGTGACAGGGAGAGGGTAcgttttccttcctctctctgtatttttgtgGCTGTCTCTGGGGCTTGGGGGAAGTGAGGCTTAGGGTGGCAGAGAGACTGATAATTATTACTGCAGTGAAAAAGTGCAGGGATGCTTGGGTTTCTTGTATGTAGCTATCCAGGAGCACAGAAAGGATAGAAGAAAGGGAGAACAACCTCTCTGTGAAGCAGTATTGACAGATTTTTTTGGAGAGAATCACACCCAGGCTGCATTACAGGTGCAGTACAAGGAACACTCTCCATTTTGGATCCCTTTGACTCCCCCAGGAGTATCTGAAGAGCATGTGTAAGAGTTTgtgattttttacttttcaacGGGATAGGACATTTATAAGCAGGTGAGCTCACTCCTGGATGAGTGTGCTTTGCTGACACAGCCAAATTAGGGGCTGAGATGAGGTGAGAGGTATCAGGGAATTGTGGATGGTTAGATGAGCCGAGTGGTGTTACAGGGTCTTTTGACCTCTGCGTAGCCTGCTCCAATGCTGGCGTGTGTCTGGACACCTTCgctattctttccttttcccattaTATCCTGCAGGGATCCTCTATTTTCCCATAGCCTCTGAGGGGAGGGCTTGCCCATGCTCTTTCTTGCCTTTGTGCAGATTCAGTACAGGCTGTTTTCACCCACCGTTTGTCAGAAAGGAGGCCTCTCTTTccatccttcccttccctctcttcttcctcctttccttctccctcacCTCTCTCTTGCTAACCTACTCTTATCTGCCTCTCCTTCTGCAGCAGATGTGGATGGCAGTCTCCCTTGGATTCCCACTGTGCCCCCCAGCGAAGTGACAGTGACAGACATCACAGCAAACTCCATTACCGTCACTTTCAGAGAAGCACAAGTGGCTGAGGGCTTCTTCCGAGACCGGAGCGTGCAGTTCTGAATCTCCATTTTCAGTGCTCCCCAAAACCAGTGCTTTTAGGGTGGGGCTAGGGAAGGGTTGTTTTAtcccttaagaaaaaaaaaaatatccaaaatgtGTCCTCTTAAAATGTTTAcagataccttttttttttaaaaaaaaaaaacaacgaaccaaccaaccaccaaccaccctctctcttttctcctttttcccctttcagatACGCAAAAAAGGGCAGTGtagggggtgtgtgtttgtcATTGCTTTGTCCATCTGAAAAACTGACAGCCCTTTCCCTGGCAAAGACTCCCCTCCTAGATGTGAAAGCAGCAAGCTGAACAATTTGCCTTTTATCCTGTTAAGTGGTGGCAGCTGCATTTGTGGGGAGAGGGCATGTGAAGGTGGAAAGAGAGCTGGGTCTCTAGTCTGCTGCCTTGTTTTGCAATTGATATCCCTTGGATAAAGATACTTCTCTGTGCATTGCTCTTCCtaccttcctcctccctctcttcctgcagcagtgagAGGCAATGGATCCTACCTGTGTAGATAACTCCAGTCTTAACAGACTTCCTCTCCAGTGCTGTTTCCCCTGTGGCCTGCTGTCAGGACTTCAGATCCATGTTTGCCTGTCTGTGGTAAGTCAGTCTTTGCAGCGTGGGTCCATATAGACAGCAGAGGTTTCTCCGTTTGATAGTTGATCATGTGGAAAGACTGAAATGCGTCTCTGAAATCTAGATTGGCAACATAAATTCAATTTGCACTCACTAAAAGCTCAGAAACCCAGTGCAGACATACTGTTCTGTATATGCTGAAGAGGA
Encoded proteins:
- the CBX7 gene encoding chromobox protein homolog 7 isoform X3, whose translation is MELSAIGEQVFAVESIRKKRVRKGKVEYLVKWKGWPPKYSTWEPEDHILDPRLVVAYEEKEERDRASGYRKRGPKPKRLLLQRLYGMDLRSAHKGKEKLCFSLARRFGGGDSSMPGAKPGQAEFSEKTGGTVLPFSLRKQRKNQKYLRLSRKKFPRMASLESRNCRHEFFLNDAVGLEARQGPEDWEAMQHTSKEAVRGNGSYLCR
- the CBX7 gene encoding chromobox protein homolog 7 isoform X2, producing the protein MELSAIGEQVFAVESIRKKRVRKGKVEYLVKWKGWPPKYSTWEPEDHILDPRLVVAYEEKEERDRASGYRKRGPKPKRLLLQRLYGMDLRSAHKGKEKLCFSLARRFGGGDSSMPGAKPGQAEFSEKTGGTVLPFSLRKQRKNQKYLRLSRKKFPRMASLESRNCRHEFFLNDAVGLEARQGPEDWEAMQHTSKEDVDGSLPWIPTVPPSEVTVTDITANSITVTFREAQVAEGFFRDRSVQF
- the CBX7 gene encoding chromobox protein homolog 7 isoform X1, translated to MELSAIGEQVFAVESIRKKRVRKGKVEYLVKWKGWPPKYSTWEPEDHILDPRLVVAYEEKEERDRASGYRKRGPKPKRLLLQRLYGMDLRSAHKGKEKLCFSLARRFGGGDSSMPGAKPGQAEFSEKTGGTVLPFSLRKQRKNQKYLRLSRKKFPRMASLESRNCRHEFFLNDAVGLEARQGPEDWEAMQHTSKEADVDGSLPWIPTVPPSEVTVTDITANSITVTFREAQVAEGFFRDRSVQF